A region of the Methanobrevibacter ruminantium M1 genome:
TATCGCATTCTTTCTAGCGACCCCATAAGCTGTTTGCTTACCCATTCCAGCTCTTGTAAGCTCTGCCATTAATCTTTCAGCCATGATGAGCCCATTTGTGAAATTAAGGTTTCTTTCAATGTTTTCATCATAGAAGATAAGATTGTTCATAAGCTTGATTGTAAGGTTTAAGATGTAATCTGTAAGAATGCAAGCTTCAGGGAACATGATTCTTTCACAGGAAGAGTTTGTAAGGTCTCTTTCGTGCCAGAGAGGGTTGTTTTCCATAGCTGCATTTACATATGATTTTACTATTCTAGCAACACCACAGATTCTTTCTGCTGTAATTGGGTTCATCTTATGTGGCATTGTACTACTTCCAACTTGCTTTTCAGGGTCGAAATATTCTCCTAACTCTTGAATTTCAGTTCTTTGTAGGTTTCTAACTTCAAGAGCTATTTTGCTAAGGGTTGTTGCAATGTTTGCAAGGGTAGCTATGAACTCTACATGATTATCCCTTTGAAGGACTTGGTTTGTAATTGGGGCTGGCTTAAGGCCAAGAATTTCAGATACCTTCTTATGAACTTCCCATCCTTGGGTTCCAAGAGCTGCAGTGGTTCCCACAGCACCATCCATCATTCCAAGACATACATTGTCCTTTGCATGCTGCAACCTGTCATATTGCCTGTGCAATTCATCGGCCCAGATTGCAAATTTCATGCCGTAGGTGGTTGGAAGTGCATGCTGTCCGTGTGTACGGCCTATGCATACCTTTGTTTTGTTTTCATCTGCTAATTTAAGAATTATCTTGGTTAATCTTTCGATTTTTTCTTCTAAAACTTCAATGGAGTCTTTTAAAAGCAATGAGTTAGAGCTGTCTACAATATCGTTAGAGGTTGCTCCAAAGTGAACGTATTCTCCAGCCTCACCTTCACATACTTCGCTTAATCCTTTTGATAGGGAAGCGATATCGTGTTTGGTTTCAGCTTCAATTTCACTTACGCGCTCTAAGGTTACATATTCAATGCTTGCTTTTGCTTTGATTTCATCTGCATATTCCTTTGGAATTATTCCAAGCTCACCTTCAGCTTGAGCCAATGCAGATTCAATATCTAACATTCTTTGCTGTTTGTTTTCCTGCTCCCAGATTCTTTTCATTTCTGGAGTTCCGTATCTAAATTCAATTGGATGTATTGCCATTTAAACTCTCCTATCCTTTCGTTAATAGAATAAATATTAATTTTTGCTTTATAGTTTATAGTTAAGCATATTATATTTCTAAATTATTTTAAGGCCTTTTTAAATCACGATTATAACGTTTAGGCCTTGATTTGGATTTAAATTATTATAAAAAATAAATAAAATTATAATAAAAAAATATATTTAGAATATACATTCTTATTTTTGAATTTTAGATTAAATATATTTTATCAATTTTATAATCTTTGATGATAAAAATTTCAACATTTGATTTTGTTTTATAAAAATTTATAAATAATTAAATTAAATTATTATTATTAATTTAACTAAAGAAAATTATTTTATATAGAAAATATTATTAAACTAAAATTTATTTTCTAATTGAATAATCATTATTAAACTAAAAACTTATAATATTTTTAAAGGGGATGAATATGGATTTCAGCGTAAAGGATTTTAATGTACGGCTCCGGACAATACGTATTTGGGAAGTAGTCATAGCTCTTGTTGTAGCATTCTTTTTAACCGGATTTACATGCGATTATTTTGGAATCTACTCTGGAGAGGCAGAGTATATCATATTCTTCTTGTATATGATGGTCTTCTTTGCAATAGCCTCCATCGGGACACATGGGTTTAAAGATGACATATACGGTGTATTCAAGGCCTCCAATCTGTTTAAGGTCATTATGATAGTCATACCAAATATGCTCTTGGCTTTCTTTATACAGCAGCATCTTGCTGGTTTTGATGCTATGTTTAATAATATCAATTTATTAGCTCTTCCAGTTTCAGATTTGGCTTATGAGGCTTCAAATCCTCTCTTGTTCCTTTTTGAATTCTTTTCAGCAATCTTCATTGCGCCTATTTCAGAGGAGCTCTTCTTTAGAGGAATCTTATTCAATAGGCTTAAGATAAGAAAAGGAGTTATATTTGGAGTGGTGGTATCTTCAATCATCTTTGGATTATGCCATTTCAATTATCCAGACCATTTGGCTCATATAATTTACACTTGCCTATTTGGAATGTGCTTATGCATTCTCTATTTGAGAACAGACAATCTATTGATAAACATGTTTGCACACTTCCTCTATAATCTATTGTCTTATGTGATAGTATACACTCCAATAGGGGATCTCTTCTTAGGAGGTCCGTTTATGGATTTCACTGTCATAGTCTTGTTGTTTTCAATAGTATTTGTTCCGGCGTATATATTTTATTTCTCTATAAAGCTGAAATGAAGGTTTATTTTTGGATAAGCGAAAATTAAATAAATTTAAATAATTTAATAAATTAATTAATTATATTCTAAAAAATTGTTTATAGTAAAAACTTAATTTATAATTATATTCTATAAAAATTGTTCATTTAGTAAAAATTTCATTTATATTATTTCTATAAATTATTTTTATAAAATTAATTAGCAAATAGGAGGAAAAGTATGGATTTTAATGTAACAGACTTCAATGTTAGATTAAGAACAATTAAGCTTAGGGAATTATTAGTAGGTATTGTCATTGCTTTTATTTTATCCATAGCCCTCTTAATCATATTTCCAGTTATGGATAGTTATGATGATTTGGCTTTGATGGTTTTTGTATTCTTCTTATTCATTTTCTTCCTTTATGCTTTAAAAGGTACCTCTGGTCTAAAACAGGATTTCAATAAACTATTTGAAAGGGACAACAGTCGTGAAATTCTTTATGTGCTCATTATCAATATGTTGTTTGCTTTTTTAGTCTTGGCTATATTTTCCACTTTCGATGCATACCTTACTTTAGCTGATTCGGAGTGGGTTTCTATCCTTGATTTTACTCCTACTGCTATTGATCCTGCAGTTTTTCTATTTGAATCTTTCACTTCCATTATAATCGCTCCAATTCTTGAAGAATTGGTCTTTAGGGGAGTTTTATTCAATAGGTTAAAGATTAGAACAGGCATTCTTCCGGCTATGTTAATCTCTTCATTCCTATTTGCAATAGGTCATGAATTCGGCGGAATGACAAGTGCATTTGTATTTGGAATGTGTATGTGTGTTCTTTATCTTAAAACAGATAATATATTAATGGGCATGTCTGTTCATTTCCTGAACAATCTTATATTTACAGTATGGGACTTATTTGCATTGGATGCAATTGTTTTCCAAATGCCTGTATTGCCATTGACTTTACTCATTTCCATTATTTCTGGATTATTAATAATTCTTTATTTATATAAGGAGATTGGTAAATTACTGGCTGAATAGTGCTTTAATTAATTTAAACACTATTTTTACTTTTTTACTTTTTTTACTCTTTTTTTCTTT
Encoded here:
- the purB gene encoding adenylosuccinate lyase encodes the protein MAIHPIEFRYGTPEMKRIWEQENKQQRMLDIESALAQAEGELGIIPKEYADEIKAKASIEYVTLERVSEIEAETKHDIASLSKGLSEVCEGEAGEYVHFGATSNDIVDSSNSLLLKDSIEVLEEKIERLTKIILKLADENKTKVCIGRTHGQHALPTTYGMKFAIWADELHRQYDRLQHAKDNVCLGMMDGAVGTTAALGTQGWEVHKKVSEILGLKPAPITNQVLQRDNHVEFIATLANIATTLSKIALEVRNLQRTEIQELGEYFDPEKQVGSSTMPHKMNPITAERICGVARIVKSYVNAAMENNPLWHERDLTNSSCERIMFPEACILTDYILNLTIKLMNNLIFYDENIERNLNFTNGLIMAERLMAELTRAGMGKQTAYGVARKNAIKANKEKLLLADLILEDPDASQFLSKEDVERIMDPHTYIGSAPIIVDEILEASKDWF
- a CDS encoding CPBP family intramembrane glutamic endopeptidase; the encoded protein is MDFSVKDFNVRLRTIRIWEVVIALVVAFFLTGFTCDYFGIYSGEAEYIIFFLYMMVFFAIASIGTHGFKDDIYGVFKASNLFKVIMIVIPNMLLAFFIQQHLAGFDAMFNNINLLALPVSDLAYEASNPLLFLFEFFSAIFIAPISEELFFRGILFNRLKIRKGVIFGVVVSSIIFGLCHFNYPDHLAHIIYTCLFGMCLCILYLRTDNLLINMFAHFLYNLLSYVIVYTPIGDLFLGGPFMDFTVIVLLFSIVFVPAYIFYFSIKLK
- a CDS encoding CPBP family intramembrane glutamic endopeptidase: MDFNVTDFNVRLRTIKLRELLVGIVIAFILSIALLIIFPVMDSYDDLALMVFVFFLFIFFLYALKGTSGLKQDFNKLFERDNSREILYVLIINMLFAFLVLAIFSTFDAYLTLADSEWVSILDFTPTAIDPAVFLFESFTSIIIAPILEELVFRGVLFNRLKIRTGILPAMLISSFLFAIGHEFGGMTSAFVFGMCMCVLYLKTDNILMGMSVHFLNNLIFTVWDLFALDAIVFQMPVLPLTLLISIISGLLIILYLYKEIGKLLAE